A window from Dermacentor albipictus isolate Rhodes 1998 colony chromosome 10, USDA_Dalb.pri_finalv2, whole genome shotgun sequence encodes these proteins:
- the LOC139050779 gene encoding uncharacterized protein translates to MSSLATYPYSSQYSTVVRPSYHPIMMLGPMGPYNPSRRAYDNRTQNLWFYVCSVSFMCTFVVLMVYSSIEIRRQMHDLTSQNAANYSTAGKTNVTGTTNPPLFEWHQPDGTGRTGGGRTSGREGVANENMVPDRDHVLVDTPEERRRANRRYQFTDASPYDTKKTTLSAAGTGSDVKRSPSSSATYRLTTTPKRVAVSHSSSGITSIKQTTDSGNSNSASVATDHKRTMDEGFRRGSQSSAKLPTATHPPGKLHEVTKVTQALTSRARDVSGNKAGVGTIRALSARR, encoded by the exons ATGAGTTCCCTCGCAACCTACCCGTACAGCAGCCAATACTCCACGGTGGTCCGACCATCGTACCACCCTATCATGATGCTCGGCCCCATGGGACCGTATAATCCATCTCGGCGTGCCTACGACAACCGCAC CCAAAACCTGTGGTTCTACGTCTGCTCGGTGTCGTTCATGTGCACCTTCGTGGTGCTCATGGTGTACTCGTCGATCGAGATAAGGCGCCAGATGCACGACCTCACCTCGCAGAACGCCGCCAACTACAGCACCGCCGGGAAGACGAACGTCACCGGCACCACGAATCCGCCGCTCTTCGAGTGGCACCAGCCGGACGGCACAGGGCGGACCGGCGGAGGGCGGACCAGCGGAAGGGAGGGCGTCGCAAATGAAAACATGGTCCCGGACCGCGACCA CGTCTTAGTGGACACGCCGGAAGAGCGTCGGAGGGCAAACCGCCGGTATCAATTTACTGACGCTTCTCCATACGATACGAAGAAGACCACGCTTAGCGCTGCGGGCACCGGAAGTGACGTCAAGCGGTCGCCGTCATCCAGCGCTACCTATCGGCTTACGACAACACCCAAGCGCGTCGCCGTCTCGCATTCGTCGTCCGGAATCACAAGCATCAAACAGACGACAGACAGCGGCAACAGCAACTCTGCCTCTGTAGCCACCGATCATAAGAGGACGATGGACGAGGGGTTCCGAAGGGGGAGCCAATCATCGGCTAAGTTGCCGACTGCGACTCACCCACCCGGAAAGTTGCACGAAGTGACGAAAGTAACACAAGCATTGACTTCAAGAGCACGTGACGTCAGCGGTAACAAAGCCGGCGTCGGGACAATCCGCGCTTTGTCCGCTAGGCGGTGA